The following proteins are co-located in the Neisseria sp. Marseille-Q6792 genome:
- a CDS encoding uroporphyrinogen-III C-methyltransferase: protein MSEPENKSSEPVSGTAAQKEMPSETSLPNKKSESEAQTGNAGMGYAQDTRPFVVKQTGSNALAICALVLAALGLGAGGFLFVQGQNVLKNQELAFNQKIDKAALGESENASLLKDNLNRQAAIQSELDRLDGNVKANGEQIIEMQKSYRELTKGRADWLVDETETILNLAVQQLVLTGNIQAAVGVLEHIDNRLSRFDQAELLPLKQAISSDLAELKNRPYVDISGTALRIDRLETAVSGLPLILDGVLKPGVQVKNEAVSASWWQNVWEKSLGTLKGLVEIRRLENNDAMLISPEQAYFVRENLRLRLLDARTALMQRNSEVYQSDLNNAETAVRQYFDAKSPATQSWLKELAELKALDVRMTADDGLKASLNAVRAYRDGTRMTVAENQEAEQAASEPANEKTASEPAAASDVKTIEAPSLPSERKPEQPAKKQPVPEKAGRSPSARGERA, encoded by the coding sequence GTGAGCGAACCTGAAAACAAATCATCCGAACCCGTCAGCGGGACAGCGGCGCAAAAAGAAATGCCGTCTGAAACCTCTTTACCGAACAAAAAGTCCGAATCTGAAGCGCAAACCGGCAATGCGGGCATGGGTTACGCACAGGATACCCGCCCCTTCGTCGTCAAACAGACCGGCAGCAACGCCTTGGCAATCTGCGCTTTAGTATTGGCGGCCTTGGGTTTGGGTGCGGGCGGATTTCTGTTCGTACAAGGGCAGAATGTCCTGAAAAACCAAGAATTGGCATTCAATCAAAAAATTGACAAAGCCGCTTTGGGCGAATCGGAGAACGCCAGCCTGTTGAAAGACAACCTCAACCGGCAAGCCGCCATACAATCAGAGCTCGACCGTTTGGACGGAAACGTCAAAGCAAACGGCGAACAAATCATAGAAATGCAAAAATCCTATCGCGAGTTGACCAAAGGACGCGCCGATTGGCTGGTGGACGAAACCGAGACCATACTCAATCTGGCCGTGCAACAGTTGGTTTTGACGGGCAACATACAGGCTGCCGTAGGCGTGTTGGAGCATATCGACAACCGATTGTCCCGTTTCGATCAGGCGGAGCTTCTGCCGCTCAAGCAGGCAATCAGCAGCGACTTGGCGGAACTGAAAAACCGTCCTTATGTCGATATTTCCGGCACGGCACTGCGCATCGACCGGTTGGAAACCGCCGTATCCGGACTGCCGTTGATTTTGGACGGCGTATTGAAACCGGGCGTACAGGTGAAGAACGAAGCCGTTTCCGCTTCATGGTGGCAGAACGTATGGGAAAAATCCCTCGGCACATTGAAAGGGCTGGTCGAAATCCGCCGTTTGGAAAACAACGATGCCATGCTGATTTCTCCCGAACAGGCATATTTTGTACGCGAAAATCTGCGCCTCCGCCTTTTGGATGCGCGGACTGCATTAATGCAACGCAACAGCGAAGTCTATCAAAGCGATTTGAACAATGCTGAAACCGCCGTCAGACAGTATTTTGATGCCAAATCCCCCGCCACGCAGTCGTGGTTGAAGGAATTGGCGGAATTGAAGGCGTTGGATGTGCGCATGACGGCGGATGACGGCTTGAAGGCCAGTTTAAATGCCGTCCGCGCCTATCGCGACGGTACGCGCATGACGGTGGCGGAAAATCAAGAAGCGGAACAGGCGGCTTCCGAACCGGCAAACGAAAAAACAGCTTCCGAACCGGCTGCCGCATCGGATGTGAAGACCATAGAAGCACCGTCCCTCCCGTCGGAACGCAAACCGGAACAGCCTGCAAAAAAACAGCCCGTACCGGAAAAGGCGGGGCGTTCGCCGTCTGCTAGAGGAGAACGCGCATGA
- a CDS encoding uroporphyrinogen-III synthase, with product METAKPIMLIVRPSARAAEDVETCLNAGWRAEVLSPVEIEADAAGLELLSEQYARADAVFWVSPTAIETAVPYLNLSDGIKIHIAVGQGSRRALERYLGRTVIAPHDGNDSEAVLRLPVWDGLREGGRVLFVRGHGGRDFLMRRLREKGLQTELAEVYFRRHNPLNFKNFQAENITAAYITSTELVQSLFVQVPPQFSRFFKSLLYFTHHPRIAEALKREGVRSVETVPSLEYALSHFPV from the coding sequence ATGGAAACAGCGAAACCCATTATGCTGATTGTCCGTCCGTCCGCCAGGGCCGCAGAAGATGTCGAAACCTGCCTGAATGCCGGTTGGCGCGCGGAAGTATTGAGTCCGGTCGAAATCGAAGCAGATGCTGCCGGACTGGAACTTTTGTCCGAACAATATGCCCGCGCCGATGCGGTATTTTGGGTCAGTCCGACCGCAATCGAAACCGCCGTCCCGTACCTTAACCTTTCAGACGGCATAAAGATACACATTGCTGTAGGGCAGGGTAGCCGCCGCGCATTGGAACGCTATTTGGGCAGAACGGTCATTGCGCCTCATGACGGAAACGACAGTGAGGCCGTTTTGCGCCTGCCGGTTTGGGATGGTCTGCGCGAAGGAGGGCGCGTCTTGTTCGTGCGCGGACACGGGGGGCGAGATTTCCTTATGAGGAGGCTTCGGGAAAAGGGTTTGCAAACCGAATTGGCCGAAGTGTATTTCAGACGGCATAACCCTTTGAACTTTAAAAATTTCCAAGCTGAAAATATTACTGCCGCCTATATTACGTCCACAGAACTCGTGCAGTCGCTGTTTGTACAGGTTCCTCCGCAATTTTCCCGATTCTTCAAATCCTTGTTATACTTCACCCATCATCCGCGTATCGCGGAGGCCTTGAAGCGCGAAGGAGTGCGGTCGGTGGAAACCGTCCCATCGCTGGAATACGCACTTTCCCATTTTCCTGTTTGA
- a CDS encoding protein Gly1ORF1, which translates to MKRTLILIFSGMIGTAGIAQAGSVFSCKTDNNKYIEVEKINPNLYEYSFGSMGKKEIVIRNGKSDLLHRSDKWEGTGSGRWATMKFQNGEFMYTVWTDFDSVTHTESSGVVVERRGKEVARVGCTPKTAQANFNDADFSW; encoded by the coding sequence ATGAAAAGAACCTTGATTTTGATTTTTTCAGGAATGATTGGCACGGCAGGTATTGCACAAGCAGGTTCGGTATTTTCCTGTAAGACGGACAACAATAAATATATCGAGGTTGAAAAAATCAACCCGAACCTTTACGAATATTCATTCGGCAGCATGGGTAAAAAAGAAATCGTTATCCGTAACGGAAAATCCGACCTGTTGCACCGTTCCGACAAATGGGAAGGGACGGGCAGCGGTCGTTGGGCAACGATGAAATTCCAAAACGGCGAATTTATGTACACTGTATGGACAGACTTCGATTCCGTGACTCATACGGAAAGCAGCGGTGTCGTTGTGGAGCGTAGGGGCAAGGAAGTCGCACGGGTCGGCTGTACGCCGAAAACCGCGCAGGCGAATTTCAACGATGCTGATTTTTCCTGGTAA
- a CDS encoding DUF2322 family protein, with protein MNFQDYLATFPPIDHLTGLDVQDADGKTVHHIPAVQGKLGSLKLYNALAERFNGRLDKEAAEQGLIWFAEHVADARAHTGKHPNIDLLENVVQSGETWLLKPVSA; from the coding sequence ATGAATTTTCAAGACTATCTCGCCACATTTCCGCCCATCGATCATTTGACCGGTTTGGACGTTCAGGATGCCGACGGCAAAACGGTTCACCATATTCCTGCCGTACAGGGCAAGCTCGGTTCGCTCAAGTTGTACAACGCTTTGGCAGAGCGCTTTAACGGCAGGTTGGATAAAGAAGCGGCAGAGCAAGGTTTGATATGGTTTGCCGAACACGTTGCCGACGCGCGCGCCCACACCGGTAAGCATCCCAATATCGATTTGCTGGAAAATGTCGTGCAAAGCGGTGAAACCTGGTTGCTGAAACCTGTCTCCGCCTGA
- the upp gene encoding uracil phosphoribosyltransferase, with product MNVTVINHPLVRHKLTLMREADCSTYKFRTLTTELARLMAYEASRDFEIEKYLIDGWCGQIEGDRIKGKTLTVVPILRAGLGMLDGVLDLIPTAKISVVGLQRDEETLKPISYFEKFVDSMDERPALIIDPMLATGGSMVATIDLLKEKGCRNIKALVLVAAPEGVKAVNDAHPDVTIYTAALDSHLNENGYIIPGLGDAGDKIFGTR from the coding sequence ATGAACGTTACCGTTATCAACCATCCGCTTGTCCGCCACAAATTAACCCTGATGAGGGAGGCAGATTGCAGCACCTACAAATTCCGAACGCTTACCACAGAGTTGGCACGCCTGATGGCTTACGAAGCAAGCCGTGATTTTGAAATCGAAAAATACCTTATCGACGGATGGTGCGGTCAGATTGAAGGAGACCGCATCAAGGGCAAAACCTTGACCGTCGTTCCCATCCTGCGTGCAGGTTTGGGTATGCTTGACGGCGTACTCGACTTGATTCCGACTGCCAAAATCAGCGTGGTCGGACTGCAGCGCGACGAGGAAACGCTGAAGCCTATTTCCTATTTTGAGAAATTTGTGGACAGTATGGACGAACGTCCGGCTTTGATTATCGATCCTATGCTGGCGACAGGCGGTTCGATGGTGGCCACCATTGACCTGTTGAAAGAAAAAGGTTGCCGCAACATCAAAGCCTTAGTCTTGGTTGCCGCCCCTGAGGGCGTGAAGGCTGTTAATGACGCGCATCCCGATGTTACGATTTATACCGCCGCGCTGGACAGCCATTTGAACGAAAACGGCTATATTATTCCCGGTCTGGGTGATGCGGGCGACAAGATTTTCGGTACGCGCTAA
- the grxD gene encoding Grx4 family monothiol glutaredoxin produces the protein MASIHDQIKEVVTTHRVVLFMKGTKQFPQCGFSSRAVQILNAAGCTDYVTVNVLENPEVRQGIKEYSDWPTIPQLYVNGEFVGGSDILAEMYEAGELQDLLKA, from the coding sequence ATGGCTTCCATCCACGACCAAATTAAAGAAGTAGTAACGACTCACCGCGTTGTATTGTTTATGAAAGGTACGAAGCAGTTTCCGCAATGCGGTTTTTCTTCACGTGCCGTACAAATCCTTAATGCGGCAGGCTGTACCGACTATGTAACCGTCAACGTATTGGAAAATCCCGAAGTACGTCAAGGTATTAAAGAATACAGCGACTGGCCGACCATTCCCCAACTTTATGTGAACGGCGAATTTGTCGGCGGTTCGGACATTCTGGCGGAGATGTATGAGGCAGGCGAGCTGCAGGATCTGCTCAAAGCCTGA
- a CDS encoding TatD family hydrolase: MHIIDSHCHLNFEGLKERLPEVLSNMEENGVGQALAISVSRQSFAEVSAIAEVYEHIYCTIGVHPDSKEAEEFSIAEMVAAAASPKVVGIGETGLDYYWCKGDLSWQHKRFADHIEAANQTGLPVIVHTRDAAADTLSILKECRVNSGVIHCFSEDIGFARAAMDLGLYISFSGIVTFKNAPLVQEAAKYVPDDRILVETDAPFLAPVPKRGRQNEPAFVRHTAEHIAKLRNQTLEQVAAYTTENFYRLFKKVPDMRAV; the protein is encoded by the coding sequence ATGCATATTATCGATTCACACTGCCACCTCAATTTTGAGGGTTTGAAAGAACGCCTGCCCGAAGTTTTGTCCAATATGGAAGAAAACGGAGTGGGGCAGGCGCTTGCCATCAGCGTCAGCAGGCAAAGTTTTGCCGAAGTATCCGCTATCGCCGAAGTTTATGAGCATATTTACTGCACAATAGGCGTACATCCCGACAGTAAGGAAGCCGAAGAATTTTCCATTGCGGAAATGGTTGCCGCAGCTGCTTCGCCGAAAGTGGTCGGTATAGGCGAGACGGGTTTGGATTATTACTGGTGCAAAGGCGATTTGTCTTGGCAGCACAAACGCTTTGCAGACCACATCGAAGCAGCCAATCAAACCGGACTGCCCGTTATCGTCCATACGCGCGATGCGGCGGCGGATACCTTGTCTATCCTGAAAGAATGCCGGGTTAATTCGGGCGTTATCCACTGTTTTTCCGAAGACATCGGTTTTGCCCGTGCGGCAATGGATTTGGGACTTTATATTTCTTTCTCGGGAATAGTTACTTTTAAAAACGCACCCTTGGTTCAGGAGGCGGCAAAATACGTTCCGGACGACCGTATCCTGGTGGAAACCGATGCACCGTTCCTAGCCCCCGTTCCCAAGCGCGGCAGGCAGAACGAGCCGGCTTTTGTGCGTCATACTGCCGAACATATTGCCAAATTGCGGAATCAAACATTGGAACAGGTTGCGGCATATACGACGGAAAACTTTTACCGTCTGTTTAAAAAAGTGCCTGATATGCGGGCCGTCTGA
- a CDS encoding PilZ domain-containing protein, producing the protein MSDGQNIPAKMMSLQLKDMNLLYSSYMPFLEHGGLFVQTDDVFSIGEDILLAAEILNLPKLFLPTKVAWINPARTSSKPKGVGLAFTTHENCLKVKDQIEAELGRMLGSNRPTFTM; encoded by the coding sequence ATGTCAGACGGACAAAATATTCCGGCAAAAATGATGTCGTTGCAGCTGAAAGACATGAATCTGCTGTACAGCTCCTATATGCCGTTTTTGGAACACGGCGGTCTGTTTGTGCAGACCGACGACGTATTTTCCATCGGGGAAGACATCCTGCTTGCCGCAGAAATCCTTAACCTTCCCAAGCTTTTCCTGCCGACCAAAGTTGCCTGGATTAATCCGGCGCGCACCTCGTCAAAGCCCAAAGGGGTGGGGTTGGCGTTTACGACACATGAAAACTGTTTGAAAGTCAAAGACCAAATCGAAGCCGAATTGGGCCGTATGCTTGGCAGCAATAGGCCTACATTTACCATGTAA
- a CDS encoding DNA polymerase III subunit delta', translating into MIYPWHNEQWRQIAEHWERRPNAWLFIGKKGTGKTAFARFVAQKLLCENPVPGGGPCGVCASCHLFEQGGHPDFYEITPLSDEPENGRKLLQIKIDAIRKIIDNVYLTSVRGGLRVVLIHPAESMNVQAANSLLKVLEEPPPQVVFLLVSHAADKVLPTIKSRCRKMVLPAPSHEEALAYLRERGVVEPEERLAFHSGAPLFQEEDELRELRAKLLEILAEPRLLKILDYAALFDKEKLPLAVFVGWMQKWLVDLGLCLQHMKPVYYPAYEDKLLQTASGFRPRNVFAAEDMLKQLAPYGFHTLNVKMQIEHLLINYLELKKENG; encoded by the coding sequence ATGATTTATCCGTGGCATAATGAGCAATGGCGGCAGATTGCGGAACATTGGGAGCGTCGTCCCAATGCATGGCTGTTCATTGGTAAAAAAGGTACGGGAAAGACTGCGTTTGCCCGCTTTGTGGCACAGAAGCTGTTATGCGAAAACCCTGTGCCGGGGGGCGGACCTTGCGGGGTATGCGCGTCCTGCCATTTGTTCGAACAGGGAGGTCATCCTGATTTTTATGAGATAACCCCCTTGTCGGATGAGCCGGAAAACGGGCGCAAACTGTTGCAGATTAAAATCGATGCCATCAGGAAAATTATCGACAACGTGTATCTGACTTCGGTACGGGGTGGTTTGCGCGTGGTTCTGATTCATCCTGCCGAAAGCATGAATGTCCAGGCCGCCAACAGTCTGTTGAAAGTGTTGGAAGAACCGCCGCCCCAAGTGGTCTTTTTGCTGGTAAGCCACGCGGCGGACAAGGTTTTACCGACCATTAAAAGCCGCTGCCGGAAAATGGTTTTGCCTGCGCCTTCCCATGAAGAGGCATTGGCATATCTGCGTGAAAGGGGTGTGGTGGAACCTGAGGAACGTCTGGCTTTCCATTCGGGCGCGCCGCTGTTTCAGGAGGAAGACGAGCTTCGTGAATTGCGGGCAAAGCTGCTGGAGATATTGGCAGAGCCGAGATTGTTGAAGATTTTGGATTACGCCGCGCTTTTCGATAAGGAAAAACTTCCGCTTGCCGTATTTGTCGGATGGATGCAGAAGTGGCTGGTCGATTTGGGATTGTGCCTGCAACACATGAAACCCGTCTATTATCCTGCTTATGAAGACAAGCTGCTTCAGACGGCATCTGGTTTCCGTCCGCGCAATGTATTTGCGGCGGAGGATATGCTCAAACAGCTTGCCCCTTACGGGTTTCACACTTTAAATGTCAAAATGCAGATCGAGCATCTGCTCATCAACTATTTGGAATTGAAGAAAGAGAACGGGTGA